The following coding sequences are from one Rutidosis leptorrhynchoides isolate AG116_Rl617_1_P2 chromosome 11, CSIRO_AGI_Rlap_v1, whole genome shotgun sequence window:
- the LOC139874374 gene encoding uncharacterized protein encodes MGFRDKWRDWILARLKSASISVLVNGSPTKEFSLGRGIRQGDPLSLFLFILAAEGLNILTKAAMGKGCFKVVEIGNDKVVVWHLQYADDTIFIGIGVKKTYEELGSIANNFGCKIGKFPFTYLGIPIGSKMKKLKDWEVVIDKIKSRLSEWKMRTLSFGGRSDSGCKIPWVKWECVISPYGHGGLNFGSLKSKNLALLGKWWWRFKTETNSLWVKIIRSIYGLNGGLGSGGDFSCSYFTGTWGNIILAGGCLDGLGIPFSGSMCKSVPNGASTVFWSEKWLGDSSFRQQFPRLFMLESDKEARVMDRVNVNNITGSATTNFKWLRDPTGRTRSELLALEDLLAGYRFDINNGDEWRWSLDSNGRFSVKQLSTIIDEQLLGCHFSSVGTMRNNLGQKKLEVLAWRVQKKRLPVREELDKRGIDLHSVRNKNDDDDVDLKGGEEEGK; translated from the exons ATGGGGTTCCGGGATAAATGGAGGGATTGGATCCTTGCGCGTCTTAAATCGGCTTCCATATCGGTTTTGGTAAACGGGTCACCGACTAAGGAATTCTCTCTTGGTAGGGGTATACGCCAAGGGGATCCCCTTtccctttttctttttattttggcAGCCGAGGGGCTTAATATTTTGACTAAGGCGGCAATGGGAAAGGGGTGCTTCAAAGTTGTTGAAATTGGTAATGACAAGGTGGTGGTGTGGCATTTACAATACGCGGATGACACGATTTTTATTGGGATTGGAGTAAAGAAAACAT ATGAAGAACTTGGGTCGATTGCTAATAATTTTGGTTGCAAGATCGGGAAATTTCCTTTTACTTACCTTGGGATCCCAATTGGCTCCAAGATGAAAAAGCTAAAGGATTGGGAGGTTGTGATTGATAAAATTAAATCGAGGTTGTCGGAATGGAAAATGAGAACGTTGTCATTTGGTGGAAGG TCGGATTCGGGTTGCAAAATACCTTGGGTTAAATGGGAATGTGTGATCTCACCTTACGGGCATGGGGGGTTAAATTTTGGGTCTTTAAAAAGTAAAAATTTGGCATTAttgggtaaatggtggtggaggttcaaaaccgaaaccaattCACTTTGGGTTAAAATTATCCGTAGCATCTACGGGCTTAACGGGGGGCTCGGTTCGGGGGGTGATTTTTCTTGCTCTTATTTTACTGGCACTTGGGGCAATATTATTTTAGCAGGTGGTTGCCTCGACGGCTTAGGCATTCCTTTTTCAGGTTCTATGTGCAAATCTGTTCCGAATGGCGCTTCAACAGTGTTCTGGTCAGAAAAATGGTTGGGAGACAGCAGCTTTCGGCAACAATTCCCAAGACTTttcatgcttgaaagtgataaagaggCTCGGGTAATGGATCGTGTAAATGTCAACAACATTACGGGTTCGGCTACCACTAATTTTAAGTGGCTAAGGGACCCTACAGGTCGCACGAGGTCAGAATTATTAGCCCTTGAAGACTTGTTAGCTGGGTACAGGTTCGACATCAACAACGGCGACGAATGGCGGTGGTCTCTTGATTCTAACGGGAGGTTTTCGGTTAAGCAACTTTCTACTATTATTGATGAACAACTACTGGGGTGTCACTTTTCATCGGTTGGCACGATGAGAAACAACCTAGGGCAGAAAAAATTGGAGGTACTTGCTTGGAGGGTTCAAAAAAAGAGGTTACCGGTTAGGGAGGAGCTTGACAAAAGGGGTATCGACTTGCACTCCGTTAG
- the LOC139874376 gene encoding uncharacterized protein, with the protein MIRFISHLQYADDIIFLGEWSRVNVHSLQYLLKCFELASGLKVNFHKSCLFEIGISIDEINRAANRLGCKVGSFPFTYLGLPIGEKMSRLKNWIPVIDKIKARLSSWKMRTLSSGERIVNQIGSK; encoded by the coding sequence ATGATAAGGTTCATCTCTCATTTGCAGTATGCGGACGACATAATTTTCCTCGGTGAATGGAGTCGTGTGAATGTGCATAGTCTACAATATCTTCTCAAGTGTTTCGAGTTGGCGTCGGGATTAAAAGTTAATTTCCACAAAAGTTGCCTTTTTGAAATTGGAATTAGTATTGATGAAATTAATCGTGCTGCTAATCGGTTGGGGTGTAAAGTTGGATCATTTCCGTTCACCTATCTTGGGTTGCCAATTGGTGAGAAGATGTCAAGACTAAAGAATTGGATCCCGGTCATTGACAAAATAAAAGCTAGGCTTTCGAGTTGGAAAATGCGAACGTTGTCAAGTGGTGAAAGAATCGTTAATCAAATCGGTTCTAAATAG
- the LOC139874377 gene encoding secreted RxLR effector protein 161-like, which yields MEDEADLANKRRYLRLVEKLIYLAHTRPDIAYAVGVMSQFMYQPQVHYMEGVIRIIRYLKKTADHGVIFKKNEHLKTKIYTDAGWVGKKRDRRSTSGFFTLVGGNLVAWRSKKQKVVSLSSAQNSDG from the coding sequence ATGGAAGACGAAGCCGACCTTGCTAATAAAAGGCGATATCTAAGGCTTGTAGAAAAACTCATCTACCTTGCTCACACTCGACCAGATATAGCATATGCAGTTGGAGTTATGAGTCAATTTATGTATCAACCACAAGTTCACTATATGGAAGGTGTAATCAGAATCATCAGATATCTAAAGAAAACAGCGGATCATGGAGTTATATTCAAGAAAAATGAACACCTAAAAACCAAAATCTATACAGATGCTGGATGGGTTGGCAAAAAAAGAGATAGAAGATCTACATCAGGGTTTTTTACACTCGTGGGAGGTAATCTAGTCGCAtggagaagtaagaaacaaaaAGTTGTCTCACTCTCAAGTGCTCAGAATTCAGATGGATAG